The following are encoded in a window of Roseimaritima ulvae genomic DNA:
- a CDS encoding recombinase family protein — translation MKDDLIQRVIVYKIDRLVNPLASLSELLALLEEDKVHLVVVTGPNFGQSAASRVASNISAAGPDGQ, via the coding sequence GTGAAAGACGACTTGATCCAGCGGGTGATCGTTTACAAGATTGATCGACTCGTAAACCCCCTGGCGTCGCTCAGCGAATTGCTCGCGTTGCTTGAGGAAGATAAAGTTCACTTGGTGGTTGTTACGGGACCGAACTTTGGGCAATCGGCGGCCAGTCGGGTGGCCAGCAATATCAGCGCTGCTGGACCAGACGGACAATAA
- a CDS encoding response regulator transcription factor: MEFNPLTIKQFLKYLVPRYVSRAGLRCPDWPADIFAISAALLEKSGGYTKVGTEFCPCEVSGFDDLDERNDQLDGLANQWRTKISKQLRKEAFNESSDKSRRPWKKPIEIPETVQEWWEHINRNCGLPVSSIVEERVLLAAIVNLLAVADECLSRVGMRIHGGESFGKSEKLFWQFCEVLLAPLGAKGSTLCREIDPTRIRVLPKSQIPAGGLSVRSMSHYLAMCPPIEIPVHWHSADFRSEAIADDHCNILLVPWPYEVAPVQFQPWENGRSLNNPDARRFVFDHDVDESTDKKLLETVGNLLDRAQASVGKVHMVVLPELSITDRQHQALSEQIVSRDCILISGVADDFQPDGPEGKHIPRNVARTTVPAVNANGRVDYEQFKHHRWKLDSSQIVRYGLSSTLNPRFDWWEAIELYDRHINFMRPKSWLSMCVLLCEDLAQFDPVGRFVRAVAPDLVIALLMDGPQLASRWPARYATVLADDPGSAVLTLTSLGMNALSRKPNDLGAAVPRTIALWKDPLAGLVPIDLPSGKNSAILTVRNNQHDHEIIKWTADGRSNDYKFGTPTYGGVHFL; the protein is encoded by the coding sequence ATGGAATTTAATCCACTAACAATCAAGCAGTTTTTGAAGTACTTGGTTCCGAGGTATGTTTCTAGGGCGGGACTACGATGCCCAGACTGGCCCGCAGATATTTTTGCGATATCAGCAGCATTGCTTGAGAAATCCGGAGGGTACACAAAGGTTGGAACCGAATTCTGCCCATGCGAAGTAAGTGGTTTCGACGATCTCGATGAGCGCAACGACCAACTTGATGGCTTGGCCAACCAATGGCGAACCAAAATTTCCAAGCAACTAAGGAAGGAGGCATTCAACGAGTCATCTGACAAATCTCGTAGACCTTGGAAAAAGCCGATTGAAATACCGGAGACAGTTCAAGAATGGTGGGAGCATATAAATAGAAACTGCGGACTCCCAGTTTCGAGTATTGTCGAAGAGCGAGTCTTGCTTGCAGCAATAGTCAACCTGCTTGCCGTCGCTGACGAGTGCTTGTCACGTGTTGGAATGCGGATTCACGGAGGCGAAAGTTTCGGGAAGTCGGAAAAACTTTTTTGGCAGTTCTGCGAAGTTCTATTAGCTCCCTTGGGTGCCAAAGGATCAACGCTGTGTCGCGAGATAGACCCAACACGAATCAGAGTTTTGCCCAAATCGCAAATTCCGGCCGGCGGTCTGTCTGTGCGTAGCATGTCGCATTATCTAGCGATGTGCCCTCCGATTGAGATCCCAGTTCACTGGCACAGCGCAGACTTTAGGTCTGAGGCTATAGCCGACGACCATTGCAACATTCTTCTTGTGCCTTGGCCGTACGAAGTAGCGCCCGTCCAATTTCAGCCTTGGGAGAATGGCCGCAGTCTTAACAATCCTGACGCGAGACGATTTGTCTTTGATCACGATGTCGATGAGTCGACTGATAAAAAGCTACTGGAGACCGTCGGAAATTTGCTCGACAGGGCACAGGCATCGGTGGGGAAGGTTCATATGGTAGTGTTACCGGAGCTATCAATCACTGATCGCCAACACCAAGCTCTTTCAGAACAAATTGTTAGCCGTGATTGCATACTGATATCGGGAGTTGCAGATGACTTCCAACCGGATGGTCCAGAAGGAAAACACATTCCAAGAAATGTTGCAAGGACTACCGTGCCAGCTGTAAACGCCAATGGCAGAGTCGATTATGAACAGTTCAAACACCATCGGTGGAAGTTGGACTCGTCACAAATAGTACGATATGGACTCTCGTCGACACTGAACCCGCGATTCGACTGGTGGGAAGCAATCGAGCTTTATGATCGTCACATCAATTTCATGCGACCGAAATCTTGGCTTTCGATGTGTGTGCTTCTTTGCGAAGATCTCGCTCAGTTTGATCCAGTCGGGAGATTTGTGAGAGCCGTCGCACCTGACCTAGTTATTGCATTACTAATGGACGGCCCTCAGCTGGCAAGTCGATGGCCAGCGAGGTACGCAACCGTTCTCGCGGATGATCCTGGTAGCGCGGTCCTAACTCTGACCAGCCTCGGAATGAATGCTTTGAGCCGTAAGCCAAACGATCTCGGAGCTGCAGTTCCCAGGACTATCGCTTTGTGGAAAGATCCATTGGCAGGTCTCGTGCCAATAGATTTGCCTTCAGGCAAAAACAGCGCTATACTAACTGTTCGCAACAATCAGCATGATCACGAGATTATCAAGTGGACGGCGGACGGGAGGTCGAATGATTATAAATTCGGGACCCCAACTTATGGTGGTGTGCATTTTCTTTAA
- the istB gene encoding IS21-like element helper ATPase IstB produces the protein MTHSEFLELILADESLVRNDRKVERGVRRAGFRDVRRLEDFDFSFNRSIDRAKVFDLASGHFLRQAKDVLMCGPPGTGKRHLAQAIGHAVIRSGALVFYRSVFDVVRDFLHDEAMGGEEKVLARYLKPDLLIIDDMGMKQLPKRSGEYLFEIIMRRHEVRSTIMTTNRPLADWGKLIGDVPSASAIPDRFLQAAEIMKITGRSYRLKNAEKTSKGTKAPTGSDAEKDK, from the coding sequence TTGACGCACTCGGAGTTCTTGGAACTGATCCTAGCCGATGAGTCGTTGGTGCGGAACGATCGTAAGGTTGAACGTGGCGTTCGTCGAGCGGGGTTTAGAGATGTCCGGCGTTTGGAAGACTTCGACTTCTCATTCAATCGCAGCATCGATCGAGCAAAGGTGTTTGACTTGGCCAGCGGTCACTTCCTACGCCAGGCTAAAGACGTGCTGATGTGCGGTCCGCCGGGAACGGGCAAAAGACACTTGGCTCAAGCGATCGGACACGCGGTGATTCGCAGTGGTGCATTGGTGTTCTACCGAAGCGTCTTCGATGTGGTGCGAGACTTCTTGCACGACGAAGCGATGGGCGGCGAGGAGAAGGTGCTGGCGCGGTATCTCAAGCCGGACTTGCTGATCATCGACGACATGGGGATGAAGCAGCTTCCCAAACGCAGTGGCGAATACCTATTCGAAATCATCATGCGTCGTCATGAAGTCCGCAGCACGATCATGACCACGAACCGCCCGCTGGCGGACTGGGGGAAGCTGATCGGAGATGTCCCCAGTGCCAGCGCGATCCCGGATCGGTTCCTGCAAGCGGCGGAGATCATGAAGATCACGGGCCGCAGCTACCGGCTGAAAAATGCTGAGAAAACTTCAAAAGGGACCAAAGCGCCCACCGGCTCGGATGCCGAAAAAGACAAGTAG
- a CDS encoding helix-turn-helix domain-containing protein has translation MANHLSVTKSNAIKNLHQQGQSQREIAEAPGVDRKTVRRHLADDGVSKQPSDESKGTGAPTGSGDTAKPVAPPKSASACEPFREVIEEKLSRGLHAQPAS, from the coding sequence GTGGCCAATCATTTAAGCGTGACCAAGTCCAACGCCATCAAGAACTTACATCAGCAGGGTCAGTCGCAGCGGGAAATCGCCGAGGCTCCTGGGGTCGATCGCAAGACGGTTCGGCGGCACCTGGCCGACGATGGTGTCAGCAAGCAACCCAGCGACGAGTCAAAAGGGACCGGGGCGCCCACCGGCTCTGGCGACACTGCCAAGCCTGTCGCCCCCCCCAAGTCGGCCAGTGCTTGTGAGCCGTTTCGTGAAGTGATCGAAGAGAAGCTTAGCCGCGGCCTACATGCCCAGCCAGCAAGTTGA
- a CDS encoding PEP-CTERM sorting domain-containing protein has translation MKRSILAIACLAMLVATTRQVQAGVMVDFPSSSSTTTASSGTYFFNPTHTVFEEFSGTGLVSIDLLELILDVDFNSLRSGAFVNFDVFLNSSLVGNFTINDGDPLGTLDLDFAFPAITGGGTYTVLLGVTNTVPSGQGSVGFSEINSTATFGDAAVPEPTSLAIFGIGALVLVVSRRRQKVKMDLV, from the coding sequence ATGAAACGATCTATATTAGCGATTGCGTGTTTGGCGATGTTGGTTGCCACGACGCGGCAGGTGCAGGCGGGCGTGATGGTAGATTTTCCCTCTAGCTCATCAACAACGACTGCCAGCTCCGGCACCTACTTCTTTAACCCAACCCATACTGTTTTCGAGGAGTTCTCTGGCACGGGACTCGTTTCAATTGACCTTCTAGAGTTGATCCTTGATGTAGATTTCAACAGTTTACGCTCTGGGGCCTTTGTGAATTTCGATGTCTTCTTAAATAGTTCTTTGGTTGGAAATTTCACCATCAACGACGGAGATCCATTGGGAACTCTTGACCTTGATTTTGCTTTCCCGGCTATAACCGGTGGCGGGACTTACACTGTGTTACTTGGCGTTACAAACACTGTTCCCAGCGGGCAAGGTTCTGTTGGTTTCAGCGAAATCAATAGCACTGCCACGTTTGGCGACGCTGCCGTCCCCGAACCAACCTCACTCGCCATCTTCGGCATCGGAGCCTTAGTCTTAGTCGTAAGCCGCAGACGCCAAAAGGTCAAAATGGATTTGGTTTAG